A section of the Acropora muricata isolate sample 2 chromosome 4, ASM3666990v1, whole genome shotgun sequence genome encodes:
- the LOC136915421 gene encoding substance-K receptor-like produces the protein MNMTSNITNDTDSFPGEKENDYLLDSCPPAKQVTPLENVSKITALIVIIIASLVGNTLVITVSRRNRNLRTIAYSFVINMAIADLLTTVINMPESVIVEIRNTDQWFPGEVGVVMCKFWPFLQQVCAFCSVLSLLAISLDRYFAICLPFKRIMSQKLSRVLILLTWLLPVVASAPMFVANNVVEINGEVLCLEAWPSPFDPDKAPADYTIILFVLFYVFPLTVISFLYSLVIFKIWRRRVPGNRSTVTTEAYSRSRRKALKVFISIVVCFALCWLPYHVTFFLSSYNEIYFNCGLPRDIAFIAIFFSHAISAFNPCIYLILNKEYRTGSKRILYSCCCKDSSTLYPERSTGTTGHSRTGASELRTQTSVDIKRVRIARFRQIRVDPYHEDLSKGDAFVLPYRSARRNLNPKTVE, from the coding sequence ATGAACATGACTAGTAATATAACCAATGATACTGATTCCTTTCCTGGCGAAAAAGAGAATGATTACTTGCTGGACAGTTGTCCTCCAGCGAAACAAGTAACCCCACTCGAAAATGTGAGCAAGATAACTGCATTGATTGTGATAATCATTGCCTCCTTGGTGGGGAATACATTGGTGATAACAGTGAGTAGACGGAATAGGAATTTGCGAACAATAGCATACAGCTTTGTTATCAACATGGCCATTGCAGACCTGTTGACCACGGTCATCAACATGCCTGAATCTGTAATTGTCGAGATACGAAATACAGACCAGTGGTTTCCTGGTGAAGTGGGGGTCGTCATGTGCAAGTTTTGGCCATTTCTCCAGCAGGTTTGTGCTTTTTGCTCCGTCCTTAGCTTGTTGGCAATTTCTTTGGATAGATATTTTGCTATCTGCCTCCCATTCAAAAGGATTATGTCCCAAAAGCTGTCCAGAGTACTTATTTTGTTAACTTGGCTGCTACCTGTCGTGGCTAGTGCTCCAATGTTCGTTGCCAACAACGTGGTTGAAATAAATGGTGAGGTTCTGTGCCTCGAAGCTTGGCCTTCCCCATTTGACCCTGACAAGGCGCCCGCAGACTACACGATCATCCTTTTCGTGTTGTTTTACGTGTTTCCATTAACTGTCATATCGTTTTTGTACAGTTTGGTCATCTTTAAGATTTGGCGAAGAAGAGTCCCTGGTAACCGTTCCACAGTGACAACTGAAGCCTACTCAAGAAGCCGGCGAAAGGCATTAAAGGTGTTCATCTCAATAGTTGTTTGCTTCGCGCTCTGTTGGCTTCCTTATCACGTAACCTTCTTTTTATCGTCTTACAATGAGATCTATTTCAACTGTGGCCTTCCCAGAGATATCGCCTTTATTGCTATATTTTTCTCACACGCTATCAGTGCATTCAATCCATGCATATACTTGATATTGAACAAAGAATATCGCACGGGTAGTAAGCGCATTCTTTACAGTTGCTGCTGCAAGGATTCTTCAACATTGTATCCTGAGAGGAGTACGGGAACCACTGGTCACTCGCGTACCGGCGCCTCCGAACTGCGTACGCAGACATCAGTCGATATCAAAAGGGTTCGTATTGCGAGGTTTCGACAAATAAGAGTTGATCCATATCACGAAGACTTATCAAAAGGCGACGCCTTTGTTCTACCGTATAGATCAGCTAGACGGAATTTGAATCCGAAAACTGTAGAATAG
- the LOC136913627 gene encoding substance-K receptor-like: MKNNITSANDSFTDQDDIAGSDDECHPLGEKNIIRKTSKVTALTLIIVISLIGNVCIVAVTLKTKRMRTATAFKFLMNMAIADLCTTVINMPESLVTEIMDSDQWIPGTMGMVLCKLLPFCQQVCAFSAILSLLIIALDRYFAINFPFRKLILQNHCKAIIATSWIVPGVSSLPMFVANNVIIETDGLILCIEEWPSPLDSMKSYRNYTIVLFVIFYLLPLIAISLIYSCIFSKLWKRKQPENFLSSRSESVFSRSRRKTLKMFLAVVICFALCWLPFHVIFFMVTYDREMYICGIPVDLHFVSFFFGHAISALNPCICIIFNKDYRDGLRRIMRK, translated from the coding sequence atgaaaaacaacattaCTTCTGCTAACGACAGCTTTACTGATCAAGATGACATTGCTGGAAGTGACGACGAATGTCATCCTCTAGGAGAGAAAAACATCATCAGAAAGACAAGCAAAGTAACAGCATTGACATTAATAATAGTCATCTCGTTGATCGGAAATGTGTGTATAGTCGCCGTTACCCTGAAGACAAAGCGCATGCGGACTGCAACAGCGTTCAAATTTTTGATGAACATGGCAATTGCTGATCTTTGTACTACAGTGATCAACATGCCAGAGTCACTAGTTACAGAGATAATGGATTCGGACCAGTGGATTCCAGGTACGATGGGAATGGTGTTGTGTAAACTCTTACCATTTTGCCAGCAGGTGTGTGCGTTTTCTGCAATTCTTAGTCTCTTGATAATTGCGTTGGACCGTTACTTCGCTATTAATTTCCCATTTAGAAAATTGATCCTGCAAAATCACTGCAAGGCTATTATCGCAACCTCATGGATTGTACCTGGCGTATCAAGTTTACCGATGTTTGTCGCCAATAACGTTATAATTGAAACAGACGGTTTGATCTTGTGTATAGAAGAATGGCCTTCTCCTCTGGATTCCATGAAATCATACAGAAACTATACAATAGTTCTTTTTGTGATATTTTACCTGCTCCCGTTGATTGCAATATCTTTAATCTATAGCTGCATCTTTTCCAAACTTTGGAAAAGGAAACAGCCGGAGAATTTCTTGTCCTCTCGGTCTGAATCAGTTTTCTCGCGAAGTAGAcggaaaacattgaaaatgtttCTGGCAGTTGTCATTTGCTTTGCTCTGTGTTGGTTACCCTTTCATGTTATTTTCTTTATGGTGACTTACGATCGTGAAATGTACATTTGTGGCATCCCAGTAGACCTtcattttgtcagttttttcTTTGGTCATGCAATAAGTGCTTTAAACCCGTGTATTTGCATAATATTCAACAAAGACTATCGCGATGGATTGCGAAGAATCATGAGAAAGTAG